TGCAGGCACCCCGGCTGCTCCAGCTGCCGCTGGGATTCACGGCTGGGTGCCAGTTCATTGAGCGGGACGGCATCCGGGGTGTAGAAGCGGAAGGCATCGAAGTGGCTGCAACGGATCCGGTTGTCCTCCACCACCTTGTCCGTCCCCGCTGAACCGAGGCGCAGCTGCAGGTATTCGTGCCGCAGGTCGAACCGGTCCTGGTGGTAGACCATAGCCCATTCGTGCAGGCCGAAGCAGCCAAACTGGGCTGGCCTTGCTGCTGTGCCCCGCAGGATGATTTCAGCAAAGGAGACGGCATCCTTGCGGTCGGCAAGAAAGCCTTGGCGGTCGAAGGTGACCGCAGTACTTCCCGGCGGCAGGCCCAGGGCGGCGAGCTCGCCGTCGTCCGGCGTCCGGTAGTGTTTCCACCCGCGGCGGGCGGCCGCTTCCTTGCCCACAAGGACGACGCCGGCACCCGGGTGCCAGCGCCGGAGCTGGCCCGGTTTCCGGGTGTAGTACGTGAAGAGGAAGTCTTCTACCGGGTGTTTTTGCCCCGCGGAGCGCCGGGCAAGGTAGGGGTCCGCATAGCGGCCGACGCGCCTCTGGTGGGCTTCCTCCCTCGCCCGCCATTCATCCGCGGCCAGGACCCTAGGCTGCTCCACCGGTGGCACCGATGACGTCCTTTGCCGCATTCCAGGCACTGATTTCGCAGCCGTTGGTGCGCTTAAAGGCGTCTTCGACAGGGACGCCGTCCACCACTCCGGTGATCGTGGCTTCCTGGGGGCCGCCGTATTGCTGCGTGCACACCTGGTCGGTCCGGAGGGCCGGCGGAGCCAGCAGGGCGGCGTTTTCTTTCAGGGCTGCGCAGGCTGCATCCGCGGTGGGGTGCTGGCTTTCGGCGTCGGGCACGCCGTTGACGCAGACCAGGGTGTAGCGGACCTCGGGCTCGCCGGCCGACGGCTTGA
This genomic interval from Arthrobacter sp. SLBN-100 contains the following:
- a CDS encoding 3-methyladenine DNA glycosylase → MRQRTSSVPPVEQPRVLAADEWRAREEAHQRRVGRYADPYLARRSAGQKHPVEDFLFTYYTRKPGQLRRWHPGAGVVLVGKEAAARRGWKHYRTPDDGELAALGLPPGSTAVTFDRQGFLADRKDAVSFAEIILRGTAARPAQFGCFGLHEWAMVYHQDRFDLRHEYLQLRLGSAGTDKVVEDNRIRCSHFDAFRFYTPDAVPLNELAPSRESQRQLEQPGCLHANMDLYKWAYKLLPALPSELVMDCFELSWRIRAMDMQASPYDLAEWGYPAIPIETAQGKAAYVERQRSFAAEAAGLRRKLALELAALSWDAAA
- a CDS encoding SSI family serine proteinase inhibitor, with amino-acid sequence MTDRPRRRHHMPAGKMHSTVLLLAALLLVPACSPGQGGGTPSGDASASSTAPTSSSASPGSAAPSDSTAPDAESTAPAPSPEPPTGPSAGPGQGNAELAITVKPSAGEPEVRYTLVCVNGVPDAESQHPTADAACAALKENAALLAPPALRTDQVCTQQYGGPQEATITGVVDGVPVEDAFKRTNGCEISAWNAAKDVIGATGGAA